In the Bacillus carboniphilus genome, one interval contains:
- a CDS encoding phage tail protein, translating into MMATVIEEFDAMSIKNVALQFIKGGTKEDGKPFGCVGTIGGETEMKELIKRCEGIEAKKTSKPQKHNLTVSAHVDCQVLRDIFGLKTDGLKTGVYSYGTASKGANFVLTADVIDEFEDVTKMIAFPNCSTASGLKINIENGADEVAEIELEFTALADDSGELYYEAFVDELEDDVVKTDWHKNFNRELVEA; encoded by the coding sequence ATGATGGCGACAGTTATTGAGGAATTTGATGCTATGTCCATTAAAAATGTAGCACTACAATTTATTAAAGGTGGAACAAAAGAAGATGGTAAACCGTTCGGATGCGTGGGTACTATTGGCGGAGAAACTGAAATGAAAGAATTAATAAAAAGATGTGAAGGTATTGAGGCGAAAAAAACATCTAAACCTCAAAAACACAATCTAACGGTATCGGCTCACGTTGATTGTCAGGTGTTGAGAGACATATTTGGTTTAAAAACAGACGGTTTAAAAACAGGTGTCTATTCATACGGTACTGCTTCAAAAGGTGCTAACTTTGTTTTAACTGCTGATGTCATTGACGAGTTTGAAGACGTTACAAAGATGATCGCTTTTCCTAACTGCTCTACAGCATCAGGATTAAAAATCAACATTGAAAATGGAGCAGATGAAGTAGCAGAAATTGAACTTGAATTTACTGCTTTAGCTGATGATTCAGGAGAGTTGTACTACGAAGCATTTGTTGATGAATTGGAAGACGATGTGGTGAAGACAGATTGGCATAAAAACTTTAATCGAGAGCTTGTTGAAGCTTGA
- a CDS encoding phage head-tail connector protein, giving the protein MLDELKSRLRITWNEEDEYLQKIIDRGKAYLNSKAGIELDFDTHEIAQQLLLDYCRYDFNNSIELFPVNFKNQLLELSINEGVRDHVEKNREADS; this is encoded by the coding sequence ATGCTAGATGAATTGAAGAGTAGGCTTAGAATCACATGGAACGAAGAAGACGAATACCTACAAAAAATAATTGATCGCGGAAAAGCTTATCTAAACTCAAAAGCTGGTATTGAATTAGATTTTGATACACATGAAATCGCTCAGCAGTTGCTATTAGACTATTGCCGATACGATTTTAATAATTCAATAGAGCTATTCCCCGTCAATTTTAAAAATCAACTCCTTGAATTATCTATTAACGAAGGAGTGAGAGATCATGTTGAGAAAAATCGAGAAGCCGATTCATGA
- a CDS encoding phage head closure protein has translation MLRKIEKPIHDNFNDGFLFYGHKKTKRSSTGKRLGEEFNSQGKLGFEEMSYREADFRKAGILGATLDLKVKTRYPPSFKNVDKSKLTVVIDSNEYDVIHVDSNREKSLLFFYLQKVGVIDGEDI, from the coding sequence ATGTTGAGAAAAATCGAGAAGCCGATTCATGATAACTTCAATGACGGCTTTTTATTTTATGGACACAAAAAAACAAAGAGATCGTCAACAGGGAAGAGATTAGGTGAAGAATTTAACTCCCAAGGCAAGCTAGGATTTGAAGAAATGTCCTACAGAGAAGCGGACTTTCGGAAAGCTGGCATCTTGGGTGCTACCTTAGATTTAAAAGTGAAAACCAGATACCCTCCAAGCTTTAAAAATGTTGATAAAAGCAAGCTAACAGTAGTGATTGACTCGAACGAATATGACGTGATTCACGTTGACAGTAATCGAGAAAAATCACTACTTTTCTTTTACTTGCAAAAAGTAGGTGTAATTGATGGAGAAGACATTTGA